The DNA segment CACACCGGGACCGCCCCCGGAGGGGCCGGCGAGAGCCTCGAGCCGGTGAGCATCTCGTTGCGGAACCCCGAACCGGATCAACTTCCCCGCCTGGTCATCGAGCGGCTGATCGCCACCAAGCCCGACCAGATCGGCCTGCCCGGCCTCACCAACCCGGTTCCCGCCGACACGAAGGTGCTCGACGCCCGGGTGAGCGACGGGGTGCTCGACCTGGACCTCAGTGCCAGCCTGGCCAACATCGAGAGCGCGCTCCAGCGGCTGGCGCTGGCCCAGATCGTGTTCACCGCCACCGACATCACCTCGCTGCCCATCAGCAGCGTCCGGTTCCGCATCGACGGCCAGCCCGTCGCGGTCCCCGTGGAGGTCGGCACCGCCCCGGCGGGCCAGCCCGTCTCCCGCAACGACTACCCGCGCTTCAAAGCGCAGGTCGACTCGCTGCAGGAGGCGTCGCGGTAGCCCCGGTGGCGCCTGCCGCGCCGGCGGGTGGTTCGGACTCCAGCCCGAGCGACACCGCGAGGGTGGACCGCCGCAGCTTCCCCGAGGCGGTGTAGGGGAGCTCGTCGACCACCAGGTACTGCTTCGGGCACTTGTAGGCCGCCAACCGAGAACGGGCGAACCGGCTCAGCTCACCGGGGTCGACATCGCCGACCACCGCGGCGCACACCCGTTGCCCCCATCGCTCGTCGGCCACCCCGAACACCGCGATCTGCTCGACACCCGGCGCCTGCGCCAGGACCTGCTCCACCTCGACCGGGTACACGTTGACCCCACCCGAGATGATCAGGTCGTCGCGCCGCCCGTCGAGGTAGAGATACCCGTCACCGTCGAGCCGGCCGAGGTCGCCGACCGTGAACGCACCGCCCTTCCAGGCCAGCGCGGTGCGAGCCGGATCCCGCCAGTACTCCCACCGGGCATGGCGGGGGACCTCGCACCACACGACGCCACCGTCGTCGATCGACAGCCGCCGGCCGGGCCGGGCACGCCCGACCGTACCCCGCCGATCCAGCCACTCCCGGGACGAGCAGGCGCTGAACTGCCCTTCGGTCGACCCGTAGAACTCCCACACCGTGTCGACGCCGAAGGCATCGATGGCGGCGAGCTTGAGCGGCTCGGGGCACGGTGCGCCGGCGTGGGCCAGCAGCCGGAAGCAGGACAGGTCAGGCGATCCACCAGCGGAGAACAGCCGCTGGAGGTGAGCGGGGACCATGAAGGTCGTCGTGGGTCGTAACCGGTCGATCGCTCGCAGCGCGACGGCGGCCTCGAAGCGGCCGAGCACGATCAGCTCGCCCCCGGCGAGCAGCGTGCCACCCCCGAACCGGATGGCCACCGAATGGTGGAACGGGGAGCACACCAGGTGCCGGTCCGACGGCTCGAAGTGCCACAGCTCGCGCTCCTCGTCCACGAGCTGGCGGGCGTCCGCTTCGTCGAGCAGCCCCGACCAGACCCCTTTCGGGCGGCCGGTGGTGCCGGAGGTGTAGTGCATCGGGCGAGCGAGCGGGTAGGGAGCGAGCTCCACCGCGGGGCCGTCGAACAGGGTCTCGAGCAGCGCGTCGTCGACCACCAGCTGGGGATCGGCATCGTCGAGCAGGGCGTGGCGCTCGTGGTCCAGGAGCGAGGAGTTGAGCACCACCGGGACGATGCCGGTGCGCAGCGCGCCGAGGATGCACGACAGCATCGCTGCGCTCGACGACGTGCACAGGGCGACCCGGTCACCAGGCCGGAGCCCCCGCGCTCGGAGAGCTCCGGCGACTCGCCGCTGCTGGGCTTCCGACGCGGCCGCGGTCAGGATCTCCATGCCATGCCCCCGGCCATCTAGCCGGCGAAGAAGACCTCGGCCACGCCGTGGTAGAGGTCCGGGTCGACGAGCTTGAGCTCCCGCACCGCCTCCGAGATCGGCACCCGCACGATCTCGCCGCAACGGAGCGCGACCATCTGGCCGAACGCCCCGTCGTGCACCGCGTCGATCGCCGCCACGCCGAAGCGGGTGGCGAGTACCCGGTCGAACGCGGTCGGCGTCCCTCCCCGTTGCACGTGGCCGAGGATCGTGACCCGGGTCTCGAACCCCGTACGGGCCTCGATCTCCTCGGCGACGCTGTTGCCGATCCCACCCAGGCGGACGTGGCCGA comes from the Rhabdothermincola sediminis genome and includes:
- a CDS encoding class I adenylate-forming enzyme family protein, with translation MEILTAAASEAQQRRVAGALRARGLRPGDRVALCTSSSAAMLSCILGALRTGIVPVVLNSSLLDHERHALLDDADPQLVVDDALLETLFDGPAVELAPYPLARPMHYTSGTTGRPKGVWSGLLDEADARQLVDEERELWHFEPSDRHLVCSPFHHSVAIRFGGGTLLAGGELIVLGRFEAAVALRAIDRLRPTTTFMVPAHLQRLFSAGGSPDLSCFRLLAHAGAPCPEPLKLAAIDAFGVDTVWEFYGSTEGQFSACSSREWLDRRGTVGRARPGRRLSIDDGGVVWCEVPRHARWEYWRDPARTALAWKGGAFTVGDLGRLDGDGYLYLDGRRDDLIISGGVNVYPVEVEQVLAQAPGVEQIAVFGVADERWGQRVCAAVVGDVDPGELSRFARSRLAAYKCPKQYLVVDELPYTASGKLRRSTLAVSLGLESEPPAGAAGATGATATPPAASRPAL
- a CDS encoding GerMN domain-containing protein; protein product: MSTPDRYGRRRGRSVAALVAVGSVLAAAACGIPADEEPRSIPVEALPANLSEQQATTTTVLDEASAQRETIYLVHTGTAPGGAGESLEPVSISLRNPEPDQLPRLVIERLIATKPDQIGLPGLTNPVPADTKVLDARVSDGVLDLDLSASLANIESALQRLALAQIVFTATDITSLPISSVRFRIDGQPVAVPVEVGTAPAGQPVSRNDYPRFKAQVDSLQEASR